The nucleotide sequence GGGGGGCAAGAAGCGGACGGGGATTATTCCCCCAGTCGACGGGCACCGCCAAGGCCTCGTGCTAGCCTCATCGCGTGGGCGCTGGGATTTTACGCGGAGCGGTTCGTGTGGGCGCCGCCGCGATCGCCGCGGGCGCGCTGGGCCTCGCCTCGCTTGGCGGGTGCGGCTCCGACCCCTTGCCCTACGGTCGAGGCGGCATCGGCGGCGGAGGGGCCGTGGCCGCCGGAGACGCCGCGGGCAGCTTCGGCTTCGACGGGTCGTCGCTCGCGCCTCCTGGGTGTGGAGTGGGCCCGGACGGCGGCGTGTGCGACTGCATCGACTCGCCGCTCCTCGTCGACCCTCCCAATTTCTATTTCGTGCTCGATCGCTCCGGCTCCATGGTGGACGAGGACAAGTGGATGACCGTCCGCACGGCGGTGATCGAGCTCATGACGGCGATAGGTCCCCGCGCGAGCTTCGGGGCCACGGCCTTCCCCGGCCAGGCGGGAGGGTGCGCGCCGGGCACCGAGGTGATGTCGCTGCGGCGGGGCGACTCCCCGAGCGGGGCCATCGGCCCCACCACGAAGACCCTCGCGGACGCGCTCTGGCGAGTGCCCTCCGGCGGCACCCCCACGGCGGGCACGCTCGCCGCCCTGGCCGACCGCCTCCCCAAGGTCGCCGGGAAGACCTACGTCATCCTCGCGACCGACGGCGGCCCCAACTGCGGGCAGCAGAGCTGCGGCGCCGACGCCTGCATCCTCAACATCGAGCGCATCAACGGCTGCACGCCCACGGGCGCGCCGTGCTGCGCCGACTCGCCGTCCCTGTGCCTCGACTCGGACGCCACCGTCGCGGCGGTCGCGAAGCTCAAGGCGGGCGGAGTGCCCACGTTCGTGATCGGCGTCCCGGGGAGCCAGGCCTACGCGCCGCTGCTGGATCGCCTCGCGATCACCGGCGGCACGCGTCAGCCAACCGGCAGCACGGCCTATTACCGCGTCGACAAGGCCGACAAGGCCGACCTCACCGCGGCCCTCCGCCAGGTGGCGGCGCGCATCGTCGCCACGTGCACCTACGAGCTGAAGGAGGCGCCGCCGGACTCGAACCGCGTGAACGTGTACCTCGACGAGGTCGCCGTGCCCAAGTCCGGCTGGACCCTCAGCGGCAAGACGGTGACCCTCATCGGCGACACCTGCGCGCGGGTGATGCGCGGCGACGTGATGGACGTGCGGATCATCCTCGGGTGCCCGACCATCGAGGCGCGGTAGCGTCAGCGGCGAGGCTCACGGCTCGAGCAGGCTCCGCAGCTCGCGCTCGGTGAGCTTGGCGGCGCGATCGGTGTCCTCGAGGAGCGCGTCGGCGAGATCGCGCTTCTCGCTCGCGGTGGAGCTCCACGATGCGGGCCTCGATGGTGCCTGCGGTCACGAGGCGATACACCGTGACCGGTCGTGTCTGGCCGATGCGGTGGGCGCGGTCTGTGGCCTGGGACTCGACGGCGGGGTTCCACCACGGATCGAGGTGGATGACGTAGTCGGCCGAGGTGAGGTTGAGCCCGAAGCCGCCGGCCTTCAGGCTGATGAGGAAGACGTCGTCGTCGCCTCCTTGGAACGCGTCGACCGCCGCCGTCCGCTGCTTCATGGAGGTCGCGCCGTCGAGGTACTGGTAGGTGATGTCGCTCGCGTCGAGGAGCGGCTTCACCAGCGCGAGCACGTCGGTGAACTGACTGAACACCAGCACGCGGTGGCGGCCCGCGACGAGCTCGCGGACGAGCTCGAGGAAGCTCTCGAGCTTGGCGCTCGTGAGGTTCGCCGCGGGCGCGACGAGCTGCGGGTGGCAGCAGAGGCGACGGAGACGCGTGAGCTCTGCAAATATTTGGACGCGCGCCTGAGCGCTCCCGCTCGCGGCGGCGCCTAGCTTCGCGATCGCGGCCTCACGGACCGAGTCGTAGAGCTTGGCCTCGCCGGGGCTCAGGAGGACCGTGCGCTGAATTTCGGTGATGGGAGGCAGATCGTCGAGCACCTGGGCCTTGGTGCGGCGCAGCACGAAGGGCTGGAGGAGGCGCCGATGCGCGCGGCTGCCGCCGGACGCGCCGGGCGCACCCGACGCGCCGGCCGGCCCCGCGGCGATGCGCGCGCTGAACGACTTCCAGGTGCCGAGCAGGCCCGGGTTCAGGAAATGGAACAAGCTGAAGAGATCGCCCGCGTGGTTCTCCACCGGGGTGCCGGTCGCGATGACGCGCGCTCTGGCCTTCAGGCCGAACGCGGCCTTCGCGCGCAGGGTCTCGGGGTTCTTGATGAGCTGGGCCTCGTCGAGGATGACGGTGCCCCACTCGACGCGCTGGAGCGCCTCGGCGTCTTGCTGGAGGATGGCGTAGCTCGTGACCACGACCTCGCGGCGACCGAGGCCACGCAGCGCGTCCGCTCGGTCGGGGCCCCACAGGGCCCGCACGGCGAGCGACGGGGCGAAGCGCGCGAGCTCGCGTCGCCAGCCCTCGCAGACCGACGTGGGCGCGACGACGAGGGCGGGGCCCGCCGACGCGCGGTCGAGCCGATGCACGAGGAGCGCGATGAGCTGCACGGTCTTCCCGAGGCCCATGTCGTCGGCCAGGCACGCGCCGAGCTCGAGCTCCGCGAGGCGCGCGAGCCAGCGAAACCCCTCGAGCTGGTAGTCGCGGAGGGTGCCGTCGAAGCGCTTCGGGAGCGCGGGGGCCTTTCGGAAGGCGAGGGTGAAGCGCTCCCGCCAGTCCGCGGACCGCTCGTCGAGCGCGAGGCCGGTGCCCTCCTGCGTGAGGCTGTCGAGCACCGAGATCGCCGACGGCGGCACGAGGACGGCGGGGCCGGTGGAGGGAGCGCGCGCGGCGGCGAGGCCGTCGAGCACCTCGCGGAGCTCTTGCTCGAGCTCGATGTACTCGCCGGAGGCGAGCTGCACGAACCGCCCGGGGTGCTCGGCGAGCAGCTCGAGGAGCTGCGAGATCTCGAGCGACAGATCGCCGTCGACGGCGAGCGAGCCCTCGAGCTCGAAGGCCCCGATGGTGTGACGGAGCTTCCCGCGGAGCGCGCGCCGGCCGACACGGCCGCGGAGGCGGAGGGGCGCGCCGTACGGCCACTCGACGGTGATGGTGTCGCCGAGCCCGCGCAGGGTCGAGACGAGCTCGAGGCACGCGGGAGGGTCGGCCAGAAACCAGGTGCCCGTCTCGCTCGCGGCCAGGGCGGGGCACGCGGCCAAGGCGTCTGCCGCGAGGCGGAGCTCGAGCGCGAGATCGCGTGCAGTCTGCACGGTCTCGCCGTCCACGTGTCCGAGCAGCGTGGGCGCGCCGCGACCGGGGGCGACGACGGGGCCGAACGCGCCGAGGGGGCGCACGAAGAGCGAGACCGAGAGGCCTCCCTTGTTCGGGACGAGGTGAAACAGCGGGCGCGGATCGGCCGGCACGGCCTTCGAGCGGAGCGGCTCGGAGGACTCGACGGGGACCACGGACCCGAGGCGATCGAGCAGCGCGAGGAGGCGGTCCTTGCCGCGCGCCGGGACGGTCAGCCCCTCGCCGACCGCTTCGAGGATGCCCGTGAGCCGCGTGTCGACCTGAAGGACGACGAGCTCGCCCCCCCACTCGCGGACGTTGACGCCCTCGCGCAGGCCCGGGGGATCGACGGCGAGGGTCAGGTCGGCGACGCGCGGCGTCATGCTCACGCGGAGCTCGCCGCGGACGACGGGACACGGCGTCTCGGAGGACTCGCGGAACACGCGCGGGTGGCCGACGAGGGCGAGCCACGCCTCCGGGGCCATGAAGTGGTAGACGCTCGGATAGCCTCGGAACACCTCGCGCTCTTCGCGCGCGAACGCCGCGACGCGCAGGTCCTCGGGCGGCAGCGCGAGGGTCGTCTCGGTCTTTCCGAGCAGGTGCTTGATGGCGAGCTTTCGTCCGGCGGTCCACTTGCCGTCGGCGCCGCGCTTCTGAAGGTACGGCTCGAGGGTGTGATGCGCGCCGACCACCCGCCAGAGGACCCGCGCCCCCGCCCCGACGCGCGTCGCCTCGGCGCGCGTCCCGACGACCTTCTCGGCGAGCACCTCCAGGCGATCGAGGGCGCGCTCCCAGGGCGCTTGCGAGGCCTCCGCGCCGAACAGGCTCGGCCCCGCCGTCTCGGGTGGCTTCGGGGGGACCTGGGCCGCGGGGACGAGATCGCGCGTCGACGCGTTCAGCAGCGCGTAGAGGGCCCAGGCGGCGAGGTGGCACTGCTCGGCGACCCACGCGTAGCCGGCGGCCCCGAACGCCTTGCAGCCTCTCATCGCGTCGACCACCGCCTGGACGGCGACGTAGGAGTCGAGGGTCACCTCCTCGCGCACGCGGAGGGCCATCCAGAGCGCCGTGAGCGCGTCGGCCTCGACGTCGCGGGCGAAGCGAACGGGGGTCGCGAGGGCCTCGGAGCCCTTGACGAGGATCGACTGGAACACGCGGAACGTCTGCTGGAGCGGGGCGCCGTTGCGCGCCCCGAGGGCGACGAGGCGCGCGGCGCGCTCCGAGGCGGGGGACTTGTAGCGGAGGGCGACGGCGGAGAGCGCGGCGAGCACGCCCAGGTGGTTCGTGCGTTTCAGCTCCGGGCTCGCGGTCGCCTCCGCCGTGGCGTCGCCGTAGCGGCCCTCGACCACGGCGAGCGCCGCGCGGATCAAGGGAGCCAAGGTGGGCGCTCGTGCGGCGACGGGCCGCGCGAGGAGCCGGCGGAGGACCTCGAGGTCGCCGCGGAGGACGGCGACGCCCGCGAAGGCCGCGGCGGCCACGTCGCTGGCCGCGTCGAGGAGCGCGAGATCGGCGGCGACGGCCCGGTAGACGCCGTCGTGGGCGGCGCCCTGCTCGAGCCGCGTCAGGGCGAGCTCGACGAGGCGCGCCGCGAGGGGCGCGGGCAGCGAGCGGAACCACGCGGCGTCGAAGGGATCGTTCACCTCGAGCGCGAGGGTCCCCGCGCTCCGCGGCTGCTCCTTGTGGAGGGTGTCGAGGAGGGCCACCGCGTCGGGGCGCTTCTGGTGGATCGCGATGCGCGCGTCGAAGATGGGGTCCGGGTAGTACGGCACCGCGGTGCGCGTGAGGAGATCGAAGTCCACCTGCTTCGCGGTGCCGAGGCGAGACGTGGCCCACCGCAGGGCGACCGTGCGCAGCTCGGGGGGGAACGCGAAGGTCCCCTTGGGGGTCGCGCGAGCCAGCCCTCGCGCGACGAGCGACTCCACGAGAGGGCGCAGGGTGGTGGTCGAGAACGTTCGAGTGGGCGTCTCCCGGAGCCCCGCGTAGCGGGCCTGCTCGCACCAGCGCGAGATGTTCAGCGTGCCCGCCATGGCGAGGAGCGCGACGAGCACGGCGTCGTCGCGGGAGAAGGAGTGCGCGGCGGCCGCGAAGGTGTGCGCCGGATCGGGGGCGGTGGGGGCGGCGGTGGACATCGCGGGCCGGCGTATCGTGGGGTGAGGGGGAGCGCAAGGGGGGGCGCCGGCGACGCGGAGGCTCAGGTGTCGCCGGCGAGCTCGAACGCTCCCTCGTAGATCGCGTCGGCGGCCAGGGTGGCCCCGTTGGCGAGCACCACCGTCCCGCCCGCTTCGATGACGCGATAGCGCCATGAGCCGTCGGACTCGCGCCGATAGTGCTCGATCCGCACCGAGGCCTGCGCGAGGAGGAGGTAGTCGGTGAGGGACGCGAGGCCCTGGTAGGCCTCCCATTTGTCGCCCCGGTCATACGCTTGTGTGCTGCGGGACAGCACCTCCACGACGACGCTCGGGTTCGCGAGCACATCCGTCGTGCCGGGCTCTGTCTTCATGCCGCCGCACACCACCACAGCGTCCGCGTAGACGTAGCGCTCGCCCTCCTTGGCGGAGAGGCGCTGGTGGGACGAGAGCACGCGGCACGGCTTGCCGCGCAAGGCTGAGTAAAGCTCAACGATCGCGGCGGCCGAGAGGCCGTTGTGCCGAGGGCTGCCGCCGGCCATCGCGAACACTTCGCCGAGGTGAAATTCGTGCTTCGAGGGCTGGCCTCGCTCCCACGAGAGGTAGTCGGCCGCGCTCATGCGCAGAATGGATGCAGCTTCGCCCATTTCCGAGAGCGTAACCCCACGGCAAAGTCGCCACCAGCCCGCTCGCCCTCGCCCGCGGTCGCGGTCGCCTTCACGGAGCCCGATTTCGCGCGCCCAGGGCCCTGATCGGCCACCCGGAGCGCCCAAAATCGCGCCAGGAGGGACCGCAGTGGGCCCCAGGAGCCCTGATCGCCGACCGAGCGGCACCCTGACCGCGCCAGGCGCGCCCCGAGGGCGCACCCCGACCGCTGATCGCCTACCCGGCGGGATCGAGAGCGGGCCGGAAGTCCCCGACCGGCGAGCCGGTAGGGCGCGACGTGCGGGCGACGGAGCGGCGTCGCAGGCTCTCGAGGCTCCTACCCGAAGACCTCGTCCAGCGTCGCCGCGGTGAGCACGCGCTCGCCCCAGGCGTCGAGGGTCGGCACGTCCGCAGCTTCGAGGCGCGCGATCGCACCGGCGGGCAGCGGCCCGAAGCGAAGGGTGAGCAACTTTTGAAGCAAGCGCCGCTCTCCGCGCGCTTCCCCGCGCGCTTCTCCGCGAGCTTCTCCGCGCGCTTCCCCGCGCGCTTCCCCGCGCGCTTCTCCGCGAGCTTCTCCGCGAGCTTCCCCGCGCGCTTCCCCGCGCTGCATCAGGATCTCGCCTGCGGTCATGAGGGTCTCTTTCACGCGCTCCTCCTTCATCACGCCGGCGAGCTGTTGGAGGACGACCTCGGGCTCCCCGGGATGCACCATGATGACATATCGCCAGACAGTTCCCAGCGCGGCCGCGCCGTTGGGGGAGGCGAGGACCTCGAGGGCCACGTCCGACCAGGCGCCGAGCTCGCGGACGAACGCCTCCGGGGTGCGCGCGTGCCGCAGGCAGCCGAGGACCAAGCGGCCGAGGGCCGTCACGGCGCGCGCGCGGAGAGCGTCGTCGGTCTCCTGGGTGAGGTCGTCGAGCACGAAGCGCAGTTGGAGCAGGTGCTCGCCTGCGGCCGCCACGGATTCCTCGTCGAGGTCATAGAGGGCTGCGAGGCTGCGTGGTGCGCGCCACTCGCCCGCCCCGTGATAGAGCACGACCGGGATGATCGCGGGAAGCGTCACCGCCTCGGTTGCGGCGCGGGTGCGCTCCCGCAGCCACCGTTCCCAGATTCGAACGCTGTAGGCCGCGAGCCGGAAGGGCATGAGCGGGTGCGGCGTGCTCTGGTGCTCGTAGAGCACGTAGAGCAGCGCCCGGCGGCCCGACAGCGACACGCGATAGAGGAGATCCGTGTGCCGATCCTTGAGCTCGGCGTCCACGAAGCTGCCGGGGATGGTCTCGAGGGTGTCCCACGCGATGCGCGCCGACAGCGCTTCGGGCAGCGCCGCGCGGAGCGCCCCCTCCGCGTGGCGCGGATCGGAGAAGGTGGACTTGAAGAGGGCATCGTGGACGCTGAGTGGCATGGTGCGCGGGACGCGGAAGGCGACGACAGAGGCGCCGAGGAAGAGCACGCCGGGCCCTCGGCGCCGGTGTATTGGGCGATTGCAGGTCCTGGGCCCACGCGCGGGCGGCGAATTCCCGCGGGATCCGCTGGGACCGAGCGTCCTGGCCGTCCCCGGCGGTGTCCGCGTCAGTCGGCTGCGCCACGTCGCGCGGGGCGCCTCACGCCGTGGGCGGGCTCCCCTCGAGCGCCCGCGCGAGGGACTCCGCTCCCATCGGAGTCGCCACGAAGAGCCGCAGACGGCGCGTGCGGTTGCCGCTGCCCTTCGCCCCGGGCTGCCTGCCGACCCGCGCCTGCGCCGCGCCGATCGCCCGCTTCAGGGTCGCGACGTCGTCGATCCGCACGGGATACGGCTGCGGGAGCTCCAGCCTCCGCTCCTCGTGGGAGAGCCGCGCCGTGTCGCGCGACTCGACCACAGCGTCCGCGAGAGGCAGGCCCGCCGCCGCGAGGCGCTCGAGCAAGAGCTGGAGCCCGCGATCGTAGTGGGTATTGCGCGCGGTGCCCGTGCCCTGCGTGCCACCGCGCGACTCGAGGACAATCGAGAGGGTGCCTCCGGCCGGCTCGACGCGGAACGTGGCGTCGAGGGGGGCGCCGTCCTCGCCCCGAATCGCCCGCGCGGCGCCCGGGCTGGCGGTGGCCTGTTGCGTCAGCCCCTTTCCGGCCTCCCACGCGGCGAGCGCCCAGCCCGTGTCGATCCATCGAGTGGCCCCTTTCGGGGTCCCGTCGAGGTAGCGGAGCCGGTTGACGAGGGCTTCGTCGAGCAGGCCGCCGTGCGCCCGCGCGTCGTCGGCGGCGAGGATGACCCACGCGAGATCGATGAGCGAGACCGTCCGCTCTCCGAACCCTCCGTCCCCACCGTCGACGCGGAGCCCCCCACGCGGCGCGGCGCCGAGCACCCGCGCGCGACGCCCCTCGGCGTGCGCGATCCACCGCTGCTCCTCGGGGAGCGACACGAGCGCGTCGACGACGACCTGCGCGCGCGCGAGCGCGCCGGGCGGGAGGCGCCGAGAGGTCGCGCGGCCGGCGCCCCACTGGCGCCACGTCGCATAGTCGGCCTCGGGGATCGCCCAGCGCGCTTCGTCGTCGAGCCACCGGCCCACCCCGAGGAACGCGTAGGAGGCGTCTTGGCGGCGCGCGAGGACGAACGCGGTCTCCCCGGGTCGGCGCTCTTCGGCGCCGCGGGCCACGCGATCGGGTTCGGCGAGCTGGCCCGCTTGGTCGATGAAGACGAAGAGATGGCCGCCTTGACGACCCGACCGCGGGAGGAGCTCTTCTAGGCCGAACGCGGGCGCGAGCTCGGCCTCGGACAGCGCGGTTCCCGGAGCGGGCGCGAGGCTCTCTGGTGAAATCGTGCGCTCGAGGCGGGCGATGACCTGCATGTCGTCGCTGGCGTCGAACGAGGGCCCGTCGGGGTTGTCGGACGCCAGCTCCCACCGCGTCCGTCGCGTCCGTCGCGTCGGCGTAGCCGCTTGATTTGGTACTGGCTTCCGGCGCCTTCGGCCTGCACTTGGACGAGCACGACGCGGTTCTCGAGAGTCGAGGCGGGCGCGTGACGGGCGAGGGTCATGAGGGCCCAATCGCCGTCCCTCATCGGGGCCTTGCCGCCGTCCATCGACGTGCCACAGACCCGAACAGCGAAGAGCTCGTCGCCGGCATTCTCGGTCGGGAGCATCACGCGCTCGGGCTGCAGCTCACTTGCTTCAATCGCCGCGGCTGCATGACCCGCGGCAGCCCGCAGGTCCGGATAGGCCACAACCCCACGTCGCGCGGCGAGCTCGACGACCGCGGAATGAACAGGCTCAGCCCACAATCCATCTGGGCTGGCCCGGAACCGGACCTCGAAGCCCGTGCCGGGCTGGCCCGCGCTCGGCCCGAACCAGCGACGCATGAGATCGGGGAGCTGGTTTCTCTGCGTGCCGGCTGGACGAGCGACGTTGCAAAACTCCTTGGCGAACCGAAACTGCCAGACCGAGCTGCCGACCCACACGTCGACCTCCCCGTCCGGCAGCTTCCCGCGGTCGGAGGGGAGCTTGAGGATCGGATCGCGTTGGTTCGAGAGCACTCGGCACACGAACCCATCCGCCGTGACCTCACCGGAGCGCCTTCGCGCGCGGTACTGAGCGAGTCGATAGTCGGTGAGCTCGGCGACCAAGGCCGGGAGTGCCACCACCGCGGCCGCGCCGACCTTGAAGGCAGGGACGAGACGATCGCCCTCGATCCGAAACCACGCGCGCCGCTCCTTTCCCACCGACGTCCAGGCTTCGATGGGGTTGCGCCGCCAATAGGCGACCCAACGTGCCTCGGACGCGGGCGTGAGGGTGTCGACGCGCTCGGTGTCGGGCACGTCGGCGAACAGCTCCGGCGAACGGCGAAGAATGGTGTGAGAACGGCGCGCGATCTCGAGCAGCGACAGGCCTTCGTGGATCGCGTCCGCCTCGAGCAAGACCTCGAGCGTGACCATCTTGAAGCACTTGGTCATCTCGGTGGTCTCGACCTCGGAGAGGAAGGCGCCGGCCTCGTCCAGCGCTGCCGCCTCGTCGTCACTCAGGTCCCCCTCAGAACGCACAAATCCGAACCAGCTCTGATGTCGCGCCCGCAGTCGGCTGGGGAGATACCCCATCCTCTGGAGCTCCCCGGCCTTCGGCCGTAGGCCGCGCTCGACGCGGAGCTCGCGGTAGGCTCGCTCCACTTCGTCCGCGCCGCCCACGCGGAACATCCGCGAGAGAAGCTCCTTGGCCTCGAGCTCGAGCTGAACCGAGCACCCACTCGCCAGCTCGATGGGCTCGTCCGAGCTCCCCTCGATCACGCCGCGCATGCCCGGAGCGGCCCGGCCTCCCAGCGAGAGCAACGTCCGGAGCCGCTCGAGAAACACGCGATGATTGCCGACAAAGTCGATCACCGTCACGGAGGACTTCCCGGGCGCCGCGCGCAGGCCACGCCCGAGCTGCTGGAGAAAGAGAACCCCCGACTCCGTGGGACGAAGCATGACGACCCGGTCGACCGAGGGGACGTCCACGCCCTCGTTGAAGACGTCGACGGAGCACACGGCATCGAGGTCTCCCCTCGCGAGCGCCTGGATCGCCCCCTCTCGGTCGTCGGTGCCTTCGGCGGAGTAGACCGCCGCGGTTCGCACGCCGCGGGCGGACAACCACGTTCGCACGAACTCGGCGTGGGCGATACCGCAGCAGAAGATGAGCGTCTTCCGACCCGGGTGCTCGTGCCAAGCCCGCCACAGGGTCTCCATGCGCGCCTCGGTCTGCGCGGCCTCCGCGAGGGCCGCGGGGTCGAACCGCTTGTTGCGCCAGGGAATGTTCGCGTAGTCGATTTCGTCTCTCACTCCGAAGTAGTGAAATGGCACGAGCCGATCGATCTCGACGCCGCGACCGATGTCGGCGGCGTACGCGAGGCGATCGTCGAAGAGTCCGAGAATGTCCGCGGCGTCTGCGCGATCGGGCGTGGCGGTGAGCCCCAGAAGGAACGTCGGCTCGAGGGATCGGAGAATCGAGCGGTAGGACTGGGCGGCTGCGTGATGAACCTCGTCGACCACGACATAGTCGAAGCGCTGGCCCACGAGCTTCGCGAGGTGCTCCTGCCGGGCGAGCTTCGCCACGGACGCAAAGACGAGGTCGGCCGAGAGATCTCCCCCTTCGCCGACGAACCACCCGAAGCGAGCGCGCACGTCCCTCGCGCGGAGCAGTCGTCGATAGGTATCGGCGGCTTGACGCAATAGCTCTTGTCGATGGGCCAGAAAGAGCAGCCGCGGACGGTGGCCGGTCTCCTCGTGGAGCTGCCGATAGTCGAACGCCGCGAGCCACGTCTTGCCGAGGCCGGTGGCGAGAACGACGAGAGCGCTCCGCCAGCCGTGGTTCGTGCGTCCGTTGCGAAGGCGTGCGAGCGCCTCCACCTGCACCGCATGAGGCTCGGGCGGGGGCTCCACGGCGTCGACGACGAGCTCCCCGGTGGGGAGCGCGTGTGGAGCCTCGCGTGTTCGCTGCGCGTAGGCCTCGACCCACGCCTCGTCGAGCGCGCGGGCCGTGGACCAGAGAGACTCGAAGGCGCTTCGTACGCGTGCATACGCCTCGGCGTCGCGCTCACGGTCGACGCGGAGATTCCACTCGACCCCCGTGTCCAGCGCGGATCGCGACAGGTTGCTGCTTCCGACGAAGGCAATCCCGTAGCGCGCCGACTCGAAAGACCACGACTTCGGATGAAACGCCCGCGTCAGCCCGGGCAGCTTCGCGACCTCGACGACGCGCGTCTCGATCGAACCTGGCCGATCGATCGGGTTCTCCAGGTCGTTCGAGTCTCCGCGCGCCCCGCTCTCCTGCCAGTCGACGAGTCGCTCGAGCGCCGAGGCCTGGGTGATGTCCAGGTAGTCGCCCGTGACGATTCGCACCCGTGCGCCGCGCCTGACGGCGGCGTGGAGATCGTCCTGGATGCGGGAGAGCCCGCTGTCTTGGATGAAGGCCGCGACAATCGCGATATCGGCGGCGGTCGCGAAGAGCGGCAGGATGTGCCGCGCAAAGGGGTCCTCCACACCTCCGGTCGCGAGCGGAGACGGACGCGCCGGCCGCACGTCTGCGGGAGCTGCGAGGTAGTTCCCCTTACTCGGGATGACGTGCCGGACGCCGCCGCGCGGGTCGTCCATGTCGCCGCGGTAGCGGGGGATGACATGCACGTGTAGGTGCATCACGGTCTGCCCCGCAGCGGTCCCCGCGTTGAAGCCGACATTGTAGCCGTCAGGTCGATGCGCGTCGTCGAGCCGACGCTTCACCTCGTCCACGAGAGCGAGGATCGCGTGACGCTCGTCATCGGAAGCGTCGAACCAGGTGGCTACCACGCGTCGCGTGACGACGAGCGTATGCCCTTCGACACGGGGAAGCGGTCTTCCACGGCGAACGCGAGCGCGTTCGAGGCCACCCACGCGGACGGCGGGATGCTCAGGAACGGGCTCGTGCCTTCACCGTTCGGGGGCCCCGCCATGGTGGGGAGGATACGCGGAACGGTTGGGCGGGAGGGGATTGTTGATCGATGTCCGCGACTCTGTTGGGGGAGACCGAACCTCGGCCTTCCGGTTCACCGCAGACACCTCGAGATCACCGACAACGCTTGCCGCAGGCCGACGACAACAAATTCCATGTGTCGCCTGAATAGAGACTACTGCACCGACGCGCCGTCCTCGGTTCCCGCCGACAAATACGCCACCCCTACCTGCCCCTCGACCGCCTCCACGCCGAATCGCATGCCCCAAAGGGCCCGCGCCTGCGACGCCCCGTCTTGCCGGAAATCAAACCCCAGCTCCCGCCCCACGGCCCGCAGAAACCCGAACCCCTGGTCCAGCCGCACGCGGTACACGCTTCCCGGCCACTCGAGACGCAGCTCCCGCATGTGGAGCGTGCTCTGCACGGCGCTTGCGGTCACGCGCGAGCGGCCCACGCCCGCGAGGAGTGCTACGAGCGCCGCCCGCTGGTCCGTCGCGTCGGGCCAGTCGTGGAAGACGCGGTGCGGGCGCACGTCCGAACGGGGACGGGGCGGGGTCGTCACGAGCTGGACCTCGGTGTCAGAACCGATCCCGCCGCTCCGCCTGGCGAGCGCGCCTACCACCTCGGCTACCACCCGCGCGACAAGGGGCGAGCGCA is from Myxococcales bacterium and encodes:
- a CDS encoding Rpn family recombination-promoting nuclease/putative transposase, producing MPLSVHDALFKSTFSDPRHAEGALRAALPEALSARIAWDTLETIPGSFVDAELKDRHTDLLYRVSLSGRRALLYVLYEHQSTPHPLMPFRLAAYSVRIWERWLRERTRAATEAVTLPAIIPVVLYHGAGEWRAPRSLAALYDLDEESVAAAGEHLLQLRFVLDDLTQETDDALRARAVTALGRLVLGCLRHARTPEAFVRELGAWSDVALEVLASPNGAAALGTVWRYVIMVHPGEPEVVLQQLAGVMKEERVKETLMTAGEILMQRGEARGEARGEARGEARGEARGEARGEARGEARGEARGERRLLQKLLTLRFGPLPAGAIARLEAADVPTLDAWGERVLTAATLDEVFG
- a CDS encoding VWA domain-containing protein; amino-acid sequence: MGAAAIAAGALGLASLGGCGSDPLPYGRGGIGGGGAVAAGDAAGSFGFDGSSLAPPGCGVGPDGGVCDCIDSPLLVDPPNFYFVLDRSGSMVDEDKWMTVRTAVIELMTAIGPRASFGATAFPGQAGGCAPGTEVMSLRRGDSPSGAIGPTTKTLADALWRVPSGGTPTAGTLAALADRLPKVAGKTYVILATDGGPNCGQQSCGADACILNIERINGCTPTGAPCCADSPSLCLDSDATVAAVAKLKAGGVPTFVIGVPGSQAYAPLLDRLAITGGTRQPTGSTAYYRVDKADKADLTAALRQVAARIVATCTYELKEAPPDSNRVNVYLDEVAVPKSGWTLSGKTVTLIGDTCARVMRGDVMDVRIILGCPTIEAR
- a CDS encoding DEAD/DEAH box helicase, with product MSTAAPTAPDPAHTFAAAAHSFSRDDAVLVALLAMAGTLNISRWCEQARYAGLRETPTRTFSTTTLRPLVESLVARGLARATPKGTFAFPPELRTVALRWATSRLGTAKQVDFDLLTRTAVPYYPDPIFDARIAIHQKRPDAVALLDTLHKEQPRSAGTLALEVNDPFDAAWFRSLPAPLAARLVELALTRLEQGAAHDGVYRAVAADLALLDAASDVAAAAFAGVAVLRGDLEVLRRLLARPVAARAPTLAPLIRAALAVVEGRYGDATAEATASPELKRTNHLGVLAALSAVALRYKSPASERAARLVALGARNGAPLQQTFRVFQSILVKGSEALATPVRFARDVEADALTALWMALRVREEVTLDSYVAVQAVVDAMRGCKAFGAAGYAWVAEQCHLAAWALYALLNASTRDLVPAAQVPPKPPETAGPSLFGAEASQAPWERALDRLEVLAEKVVGTRAEATRVGAGARVLWRVVGAHHTLEPYLQKRGADGKWTAGRKLAIKHLLGKTETTLALPPEDLRVAAFAREEREVFRGYPSVYHFMAPEAWLALVGHPRVFRESSETPCPVVRGELRVSMTPRVADLTLAVDPPGLREGVNVREWGGELVVLQVDTRLTGILEAVGEGLTVPARGKDRLLALLDRLGSVVPVESSEPLRSKAVPADPRPLFHLVPNKGGLSVSLFVRPLGAFGPVVAPGRGAPTLLGHVDGETVQTARDLALELRLAADALAACPALAASETGTWFLADPPACLELVSTLRGLGDTITVEWPYGAPLRLRGRVGRRALRGKLRHTIGAFELEGSLAVDGDLSLEISQLLELLAEHPGRFVQLASGEYIELEQELREVLDGLAAARAPSTGPAVLVPPSAISVLDSLTQEGTGLALDERSADWRERFTLAFRKAPALPKRFDGTLRDYQLEGFRWLARLAELELGACLADDMGLGKTVQLIALLVHRLDRASAGPALVVAPTSVCEGWRRELARFAPSLAVRALWGPDRADALRGLGRREVVVTSYAILQQDAEALQRVEWGTVILDEAQLIKNPETLRAKAAFGLKARARVIATGTPVENHAGDLFSLFHFLNPGLLGTWKSFSARIAAGPAGASGAPGASGGSRAHRRLLQPFVLRRTKAQVLDDLPPITEIQRTVLLSPGEAKLYDSVREAAIAKLGAAASGSAQARVQIFAELTRLRRLCCHPQLVAPAANLTSAKLESFLELVRELVAGRHRVLVFSQFTDVLALVKPLLDASDITYQYLDGATSMKQRTAAVDAFQGGDDDVFLISLKAGGFGLNLTSADYVIHLDPWWNPAVESQATDRAHRIGQTRPVTVYRLVTAGTIEARIVELHREREARSRRRAPRGHRSRRQAHRARAAEPARAVSLAADATAPRWSGTRG
- a CDS encoding Uma2 family endonuclease is translated as MGEAASILRMSAADYLSWERGQPSKHEFHLGEVFAMAGGSPRHNGLSAAAIVELYSALRGKPCRVLSSHQRLSAKEGERYVYADAVVVCGGMKTEPGTTDVLANPSVVVEVLSRSTQAYDRGDKWEAYQGLASLTDYLLLAQASVRIEHYRRESDGSWRYRVIEAGGTVVLANGATLAADAIYEGAFELAGDT